One genomic region from Leptolyngbyaceae cyanobacterium JSC-12 encodes:
- a CDS encoding tetratricopeptide repeat protein (IMG reference gene:2510098045~PFAM: Tetratricopeptide repeat): MRRFLLVCLSVLVLNFATWAIPVLAAEPAPVSSKSAVEAQPSVTDLFEKLDGLYQQALEATNKQDFAAAETYWTQMLEAFPYNPAVWSNRGNSRVSQNKLDEAIADYNKAIELAPDAPDPYLNRGAALEGLGKWNEAIADYNHVLELDPKDPVAYNNRGSAETGLGKWEAAIADFKKAADLAPDYAFARANQALALYQTGNPDESIRMMRNLVRKYPKFADMRAALTAALWAKGDRGEAESEWVAAVGLDSRYKNIDWLKNIRRWPPSMITAMEKFLTLKSS, translated from the coding sequence ATGCGTCGCTTTCTACTTGTTTGCTTGAGTGTATTAGTGCTGAACTTCGCCACTTGGGCAATTCCTGTCCTTGCTGCAGAGCCAGCACCCGTAAGTTCTAAATCTGCTGTGGAGGCTCAGCCCTCAGTGACAGATTTGTTTGAGAAACTGGACGGGCTGTATCAGCAAGCACTAGAAGCAACGAACAAACAAGATTTTGCTGCGGCTGAAACTTATTGGACTCAAATGCTGGAAGCATTTCCTTACAATCCAGCAGTGTGGAGTAATCGAGGAAATTCGAGAGTCAGCCAAAACAAGTTAGATGAGGCGATCGCGGATTATAACAAAGCAATCGAACTTGCCCCAGATGCCCCCGATCCCTACCTGAATCGGGGGGCAGCCCTGGAAGGACTGGGCAAATGGAATGAGGCGATTGCCGACTACAACCATGTTCTGGAGCTTGATCCTAAAGATCCCGTGGCGTATAACAATCGCGGCAGTGCCGAAACTGGCTTAGGTAAGTGGGAAGCCGCGATCGCCGATTTCAAGAAAGCAGCAGATCTGGCTCCAGACTATGCCTTTGCCCGTGCCAATCAAGCACTTGCCCTTTACCAAACTGGCAACCCAGACGAATCTATCCGCATGATGCGAAATCTGGTTCGTAAGTATCCCAAATTTGCCGATATGAGAGCCGCCCTGACGGCAGCTCTCTGGGCAAAGGGCGATCGCGGTGAAGCAGAAAGTGAATGGGTGGCGGCTGTAGGGCTTGATTCTCGCTACAAAAATATTGACTGGCTGAAAAATATTCGCCGTTGGCCCCCCAGCATGATCACCGCAATGGAGAAGTTTTTAACTCTCAAGTCATCTTGA
- a CDS encoding putative oxidoreductase, aryl-alcohol dehydrogenase like protein (IMG reference gene:2510098048~PFAM: Aldo/keto reductase family) → MSLPSSAYFQFTPDLHICRILNGMWQVSGAHGKIDPQAALAMMVQYVDAGFTTWDLADHYGPAEDLIGEFRRQLKVTRGEQALSQIQAFTKWVPRPGKMTRQIVEDSINISRRRMDMPILDLMQFHWWEYGDRNYLDALKYLAELQQEGKIRHVALTNFDTEHLQIIVENGIQIVSNQVQYSLVDRRPEVVMAQFCQQHNIKLFTYGTLCGGFLAEKYLGAKEPGAFGGLSTVSQRKYKQMIDAWGGWGLFQELLQVLSAIAQKHQVSIANVAVRAILDQPAVGGVIVGARLSISEHLEDNAKVFTFSLDADDYAKIDAVSVKSRDLFQSIGDCGDEYRR, encoded by the coding sequence ATGTCCCTCCCTTCCTCCGCCTATTTCCAATTCACCCCCGACCTGCACATTTGTCGCATTCTGAATGGGATGTGGCAAGTCTCTGGTGCCCACGGCAAGATTGATCCTCAAGCTGCCCTTGCCATGATGGTTCAATATGTGGATGCAGGTTTTACCACCTGGGATTTAGCTGATCATTATGGTCCTGCCGAAGATTTGATTGGTGAGTTTCGACGGCAACTCAAGGTGACTCGTGGCGAACAGGCACTTTCCCAGATTCAGGCATTTACCAAGTGGGTACCTCGTCCCGGTAAGATGACCCGTCAGATTGTGGAAGACAGCATCAATATTTCGCGGCGGCGGATGGATATGCCCATACTGGATTTGATGCAGTTTCACTGGTGGGAATATGGCGATCGCAATTATCTGGATGCGCTCAAATACCTGGCAGAGCTACAGCAAGAAGGGAAAATTCGCCATGTAGCCCTCACCAACTTTGATACAGAGCATCTCCAAATTATTGTGGAAAATGGCATCCAAATTGTGTCGAATCAAGTGCAGTATTCATTAGTAGATCGCCGCCCGGAAGTAGTAATGGCGCAATTTTGTCAGCAGCACAACATCAAGCTATTCACCTACGGAACACTCTGTGGCGGCTTCCTGGCTGAGAAATACCTGGGTGCGAAAGAACCGGGAGCTTTTGGCGGACTCAGTACCGTTTCCCAACGCAAATACAAACAAATGATTGATGCCTGGGGTGGTTGGGGCTTGTTTCAGGAGTTATTGCAAGTTTTGAGTGCGATCGCCCAAAAACACCAGGTTAGTATTGCCAACGTTGCTGTGCGTGCCATTCTTGATCAACCAGCAGTTGGCGGCGTGATTGTGGGGGCGCGACTCAGTATTTCAGAACATCTGGAAGACAACGCTAAAGTATTCACTTTTTCCCTGGATGCAGACGACTATGCCAAAATCGACGCCGTTTCTGTTAAGTCCCGTGATTTGTTCCAGAGCATTGGTGACTGTGGAGATGAATATCGAAGATGA
- a CDS encoding Exodeoxyribonuclease III (IMG reference gene:2510098039~PFAM: Endonuclease/Exonuclease/phosphatase family~TIGRFAM: exodeoxyribonuclease III; exodeoxyribonuclease III (xth)) → MKIATWNVNSIRTRLGHVVNWLNENPVDVLCMQETKVVDDKFPKETFIELGYQPYIFGQPSYNGVAILSKMPMSDVSMGFSAILGEAVAEFDVQKRVITGIVNDIRIVNLYVPNGSSVGSEKYVFKLKWLAVLHDYLQALLQEPNHLLVCGDFNVALEDIDIHNPKGRETEVMATDAERYALKAVLELGIADVFRKFTTEGGHFSWWDYRAASFRRDAGWRIDHIYLTPQLYEKAIACTIDKAPRRLEQPSDHTPVIVELGG, encoded by the coding sequence ATGAAAATTGCCACCTGGAATGTAAACTCCATTCGCACTCGCCTTGGTCATGTAGTCAACTGGCTCAATGAAAATCCAGTAGATGTGCTGTGCATGCAAGAAACCAAAGTGGTAGACGATAAGTTTCCTAAAGAGACTTTTATCGAATTAGGCTACCAGCCGTATATTTTTGGGCAACCCAGCTATAACGGTGTAGCAATTCTCAGCAAAATGCCCATGAGCGATGTCAGTATGGGATTTTCTGCCATTTTGGGCGAAGCGGTTGCCGAATTTGATGTCCAAAAGCGAGTGATTACGGGCATTGTCAATGACATTCGGATAGTGAATCTGTATGTGCCGAATGGATCAAGCGTCGGCAGTGAGAAGTATGTGTTCAAATTGAAATGGCTGGCTGTTTTGCATGATTATTTGCAAGCTTTGCTGCAAGAACCAAATCATCTCCTGGTGTGTGGTGACTTCAACGTTGCCTTAGAAGATATTGATATTCACAATCCCAAAGGTCGGGAAACTGAGGTAATGGCGACAGATGCCGAACGCTATGCCTTGAAAGCTGTTTTGGAATTGGGCATTGCCGATGTGTTTCGTAAGTTTACCACTGAAGGTGGGCACTTTAGCTGGTGGGATTATCGAGCGGCATCATTTCGACGGGATGCAGGTTGGCGGATTGACCACATTTACCTGACTCCCCAACTATATGAAAAAGCGATCGCCTGCACAATCGATAAAGCACCCCGCAGATTAGAGCAACCCAGCGACCACACACCTGTAATTGTGGAACTTGGTGGATAA
- a CDS encoding hypothetical protein (IMG reference gene:2510098036), with protein MQLSTQTTQQIFLDLKAHPTFVPDATTQDFYALLDTVSFEDV; from the coding sequence ATGCAATTATCTACTCAAACTACTCAACAAATTTTTCTTGATCTAAAAGCACATCCAACATTCGTTCCAGATGCTACTACTCAAGATTTCTATGCATTACTCGATACTGTTTCCTTTGAGGATGTTTGA
- a CDS encoding hypothetical protein (IMG reference gene:2510098047), whose product MVRRILIAIQMLAITATFRCKARAKHRLAGAGTLLLLAIIGTNLLPLILISIIAGIWALKVGLDLYQGRPARVQADTSVAS is encoded by the coding sequence GTGGTTCGTCGGATTTTGATAGCAATTCAAATGCTGGCGATCACTGCTACTTTTAGATGCAAAGCCCGCGCCAAACATCGGCTGGCGGGAGCGGGAACATTGCTATTGCTGGCAATCATAGGTACAAATCTCTTACCCCTAATCCTGATTAGCATCATTGCTGGAATCTGGGCGCTCAAGGTTGGGCTAGATTTATACCAGGGGCGACCAGCCAGGGTTCAGGCGGATACCTCTGTGGCATCTTGA
- a CDS encoding hypothetical protein (IMG reference gene:2510098041) has protein sequence MTTPDHIRAHRHSSNHREEILASAVCGCFYCISLFPPSKVKHWTDTWEDVGQTALCPECGIDAVIGSESGYPIRREFLEQMRSHWFG, from the coding sequence ATGACCACCCCTGATCACATTCGTGCCCATCGCCATTCTAGTAATCACCGTGAAGAAATTTTGGCAAGCGCCGTTTGTGGTTGCTTTTACTGCATTAGCCTGTTTCCACCCAGCAAGGTTAAACATTGGACGGATACCTGGGAGGACGTTGGACAAACGGCACTCTGTCCAGAATGTGGTATCGACGCGGTGATTGGGTCCGAATCAGGCTACCCGATTCGGCGAGAATTTTTAGAGCAAATGCGATCGCACTGGTTCGGCTAA
- a CDS encoding transposase family protein (IMG reference gene:2510098034~PFAM: Transposase DDE domain~manually curated~partial gene) — translation MNPPKVNEYDYINFLIAAQKAYSCTEAERVQPESDNAAAHDAITRLLHRLEPSTQQLWQEVQSQVRLHQGILVVDDSTLDKWYAKKMELVTRHWSGKHRRVVQGINLITLLWSEGDRHLPLDYRFYEKGVDGSTKNDHFRSMLETAKERGFAPRCVVFDSWYSSLENLKLIRDYGWIWLTRLKRNRQVNPDNTGNRPLHKVVLAATGTVLHLKGYGFIKVFKMVA, via the coding sequence ATGAATCCACCCAAAGTCAACGAATACGACTACATCAACTTTCTGATTGCGGCGCAGAAGGCCTATAGCTGCACGGAAGCCGAACGAGTGCAACCGGAGTCTGATAATGCCGCTGCCCATGACGCAATTACTCGGTTGTTGCATCGACTGGAGCCATCGACTCAGCAGTTGTGGCAAGAAGTGCAGTCGCAAGTACGGTTGCACCAGGGAATTTTAGTGGTAGATGACTCAACGCTCGACAAGTGGTATGCCAAGAAGATGGAATTGGTGACTCGGCACTGGTCGGGCAAGCATAGACGGGTAGTGCAAGGCATCAACCTAATTACGCTGCTATGGAGTGAGGGAGACCGTCACCTTCCGTTGGACTATCGATTTTACGAAAAGGGTGTCGATGGCTCAACCAAAAACGACCACTTCCGCTCGATGCTTGAAACTGCCAAGGAACGAGGGTTTGCGCCCCGATGTGTGGTGTTTGATAGTTGGTACAGTAGCTTGGAGAACCTTAAGTTGATTCGAGATTATGGTTGGATTTGGTTGACTCGACTCAAGCGCAATCGGCAGGTCAACCCGGACAATACAGGCAATCGCCCTCTGCATAAGGTCGTGCTTGCGGCGACTGGCACGGTGCTCCATCTCAAAGGTTATGGGTTCATCAAAGTGTTCAAGATGGTTGC
- a CDS encoding hypothetical protein (IMG reference gene:2510098038~PFAM: Protein of unknown function (DUF752)) has protein sequence MTVLWTPHATEDGSFTFFSEEFGEAFHSRYGARDEAFQKFAIATDLATKAQQERLRLLDVCYGLGYNTAAALEVIRATNPVCVVELVGLELDETVPRAAIAPPLIDSWSNPVQAILTAIALTHHAITPTLNATLLIGDARQTIQTVMQSGFQADAIFFDPFSPRRCPQLWTVEFFKLVAQCLAPTGKLATYSRSASVRTAMREAGLQIGTIPLGETHLPHEWSQGTVGSFDGRSLHPLSPMEQEHLNTRAAIPYRDPSLSDPAEVIHQRHQQEQQASNRESTSRWRRRWGIC, from the coding sequence ATGACAGTTCTCTGGACTCCCCACGCGACAGAAGATGGGTCTTTTACCTTCTTCTCTGAAGAATTTGGGGAAGCATTTCACAGCCGCTATGGAGCTAGAGATGAGGCGTTTCAGAAGTTTGCAATAGCAACCGATTTAGCCACTAAAGCTCAACAGGAACGATTACGCTTGTTGGATGTCTGCTATGGGTTGGGCTACAACACAGCAGCCGCGCTGGAAGTAATTAGGGCAACGAATCCTGTTTGTGTGGTGGAACTGGTGGGGTTGGAACTGGATGAAACAGTGCCCCGTGCAGCGATCGCACCTCCATTAATTGATAGCTGGTCAAATCCGGTGCAGGCGATTCTAACCGCAATCGCACTGACTCACCATGCCATCACTCCCACGCTCAATGCCACCCTGCTGATTGGAGATGCCCGCCAAACTATTCAAACAGTGATGCAGTCGGGCTTTCAGGCAGATGCAATTTTTTTCGATCCCTTCTCTCCGCGTCGCTGCCCTCAGCTATGGACGGTGGAATTCTTCAAGTTGGTCGCTCAATGTCTTGCGCCAACGGGCAAGTTAGCTACCTATTCGCGCTCGGCTTCCGTCCGGACGGCAATGCGAGAGGCTGGTTTGCAAATTGGCACCATTCCGTTGGGCGAAACTCATCTGCCGCATGAATGGTCCCAGGGAACCGTGGGCAGTTTCGATGGGCGATCGCTCCATCCCCTATCGCCCATGGAGCAAGAACATCTCAACACCCGTGCTGCTATTCCTTACCGCGATCCTAGTTTGAGTGATCCTGCTGAAGTAATTCATCAGCGACATCAGCAAGAGCAACAGGCATCCAACCGGGAATCAACTTCCCGTTGGAGGCGACGCTGGGGAATTTGCTGA
- a CDS encoding translation initiation factor eIF-1/SUI1-like protein (IMG reference gene:2510098046~PFAM: Translation initiation factor SUI1~TIGRFAM: translation initation factor SUI1, putative, prokaryotic) — translation MTKGMSGSKKKALDKVEGDRYVYREFGGSDNADALERGVPDLPPNQQNIRVEASSKGRKGKTVTIIRGFQTSPDKLNDLLKKLKTQCGAGGTLKDNEIEIQGDHKQKIVQYLIQLGYKAKASGG, via the coding sequence ATGACAAAAGGCATGTCTGGTTCAAAGAAAAAGGCATTGGACAAAGTAGAGGGCGATCGCTATGTCTATCGCGAGTTTGGTGGGTCTGACAACGCAGATGCCCTGGAACGAGGTGTTCCTGATTTACCCCCTAATCAGCAAAACATCCGCGTTGAAGCTTCTAGCAAAGGACGCAAAGGCAAAACAGTGACCATTATTCGTGGGTTCCAAACCAGTCCCGATAAACTCAATGACTTGCTAAAAAAACTGAAAACTCAATGTGGCGCAGGTGGCACCCTCAAAGATAATGAGATTGAAATTCAAGGCGACCACAAACAAAAAATTGTTCAATACCTGATTCAGCTCGGATACAAAGCCAAAGCCAGCGGCGGGTAA
- a CDS encoding hypothetical protein (IMG reference gene:2510098044), with amino-acid sequence MRSLLASALTLLAGLLPFAPTVYAQEEMQPPEPLTIDFERQGCGRFKQEAYYRTEFHFVNVCRGEANLQMVVTDNDGLGRERFAVEKQTHPDGIHYSGSSDRGIGYAINNKTFTIYFQDQRPYREAVKKVVFTGLSTAGGSVQPVNTTKPASATVTGVVTYRQRIALPPKAVVEVKLQDVSRADAAAIVLNSQTIQTQGKQVPIPFSLKYDPAKINPSHSYAVSARILVDGKLHWISTNRYSVITRGNPTSNVTVMVDQVSR; translated from the coding sequence ATGCGATCGCTATTAGCATCTGCCTTGACCCTATTGGCAGGTTTGTTGCCGTTTGCACCAACGGTTTATGCTCAGGAGGAAATGCAACCCCCCGAACCTTTAACCATTGATTTTGAACGGCAGGGGTGTGGACGCTTTAAGCAAGAAGCTTACTATCGCACAGAGTTTCATTTTGTGAATGTCTGTCGGGGGGAAGCCAATCTGCAAATGGTCGTAACTGACAATGATGGATTAGGGCGGGAACGCTTTGCTGTGGAAAAACAAACCCATCCTGATGGGATTCACTACAGTGGCAGTTCGGATCGAGGCATTGGGTATGCCATTAACAACAAAACCTTCACCATTTACTTCCAGGATCAGCGCCCCTATCGGGAAGCAGTCAAAAAGGTGGTGTTTACGGGACTATCTACGGCAGGAGGCAGCGTTCAACCAGTGAATACGACGAAACCAGCAAGTGCCACAGTAACAGGCGTCGTTACCTATCGCCAACGAATTGCGCTCCCTCCTAAGGCTGTGGTGGAAGTGAAATTGCAAGATGTGAGCCGAGCCGATGCTGCTGCGATCGTGTTGAATTCGCAAACCATCCAAACTCAGGGCAAACAGGTGCCAATTCCCTTCAGCCTAAAATACGACCCAGCTAAAATTAACCCCAGCCACAGCTATGCTGTATCTGCTCGGATTTTGGTAGATGGAAAGCTGCATTGGATTAGCACTAATCGTTATTCGGTGATCACGCGTGGTAATCCCACAAGCAATGTCACAGTGATGGTGGATCAGGTATCAAGATGA
- a CDS encoding delta-aminolevulinic acid dehydratase (IMG reference gene:2510098042~PFAM: Delta-aminolevulinic acid dehydratase): protein MFPVHRPRRLRSHPQLRRMVRETVLTTSNLIYPLFAVPGEGIANEVRSMPGVFQLSVDKIVEEAKQVYDLGIPAIILFGIPADKDIDATGAWHDCGIVQKASTAVKEAVPDLIILADTCLCEYTPHGHCGYLQVGDLTGRVLNDPTLELLKKTAVSQARAGADIIAPSGMMDGFVQAIREALDEAGFQDTPIMSYAAKYASAYYGPFRDAAESAPQFGDRRTYQMDPGNSREALKEIELDIAEGADMLMVKPALSYMDIIWQVKQASNLPVAAYNVSGEYSMVKAAALNGWVDEQKIVMETLTSFKRAGADLILTYHAKDAARWLNA, encoded by the coding sequence ATGTTTCCAGTCCATCGCCCTCGTCGTCTGCGTAGCCATCCTCAACTGCGTCGCATGGTGCGCGAAACCGTTCTCACTACCAGCAATCTCATCTACCCATTGTTTGCAGTTCCTGGCGAAGGGATTGCCAATGAGGTGCGATCGATGCCAGGCGTCTTCCAGCTTTCGGTTGACAAAATTGTGGAAGAAGCCAAGCAGGTATATGACCTGGGTATTCCTGCCATTATTCTGTTTGGCATCCCTGCGGATAAAGATATCGACGCGACTGGAGCCTGGCACGACTGCGGCATTGTGCAAAAAGCCTCCACAGCCGTAAAAGAAGCTGTTCCTGATCTGATCATCCTGGCAGATACCTGCCTCTGCGAATACACGCCTCATGGTCACTGTGGCTATTTGCAAGTTGGGGATTTAACTGGGCGTGTGCTCAACGATCCCACCCTGGAATTGTTGAAGAAAACTGCTGTGTCTCAAGCAAGAGCAGGAGCCGATATCATTGCACCCTCCGGTATGATGGATGGGTTTGTGCAGGCAATCCGCGAAGCATTAGACGAAGCGGGCTTTCAGGATACGCCGATTATGTCCTATGCGGCGAAATACGCCTCTGCTTACTATGGACCTTTCCGGGATGCGGCAGAATCAGCACCACAATTTGGCGATCGCCGCACCTATCAGATGGATCCTGGCAACTCTCGCGAAGCCCTCAAAGAAATTGAACTCGACATTGCTGAAGGGGCTGATATGCTGATGGTGAAGCCTGCCCTGTCTTATATGGATATCATCTGGCAGGTGAAGCAAGCCTCCAATCTCCCAGTCGCTGCCTACAACGTATCGGGTGAATACTCGATGGTGAAAGCTGCTGCGCTGAATGGCTGGGTCGATGAACAAAAAATCGTGATGGAGACCCTAACCAGTTTCAAACGGGCAGGGGCAGATTTGATCCTGACCTATCATGCCAAGGATGCCGCTCGCTGGCTAAATGCATGA
- a CDS encoding transposase (IMG reference gene:2510098043~PFAM: Transposase IS200 like), with product MSEYIHKSHNVTVLLYHLVFPAKYRRAVFDEQVDEVLREVCLEIEKRYEIKFIEIGVDKDHVHFLVQSVPTYSVTKLVKMIKSLTAREVFRRCPQVKQKLWGGEFWSDGYFASTVGKHGDEGMIANYVKNQGNEYLKLHRDEQLTLF from the coding sequence ATGAGCGAGTACATCCACAAAAGTCATAACGTTACGGTTTTGCTATACCACCTTGTGTTTCCAGCAAAGTATCGGCGGGCTGTGTTTGATGAACAGGTCGATGAAGTTTTGCGAGAAGTTTGCCTGGAGATTGAGAAACGCTACGAGATTAAATTTATAGAAATCGGTGTAGACAAAGACCATGTGCACTTTTTAGTCCAATCGGTGCCGACATACAGCGTGACCAAATTGGTCAAAATGATCAAGAGTTTGACCGCAAGGGAAGTGTTTCGGCGTTGTCCTCAGGTGAAGCAAAAGCTATGGGGTGGAGAGTTTTGGAGTGATGGCTATTTTGCAAGTACAGTTGGGAAACACGGGGATGAAGGGATGATTGCGAACTACGTCAAAAATCAGGGTAACGAATATCTCAAGCTACACCGAGATGAGCAGCTTACTCTTTTTTGA
- a CDS encoding hypothetical protein (IMG reference gene:2510098035), producing MNVIRFSLFLVTLMVAIAPLSAQAQVQTFTFQCEQGDAFEAQIEKDQAKVKYASGKTVGLLPVDSREGRKFSDGRTLLYVNGTEAWIEVNYIMVNTQCFAQQSPTTVSNSR from the coding sequence ATGAATGTAATTCGATTTAGCCTGTTTCTGGTAACGTTGATGGTTGCGATCGCGCCCTTATCAGCTCAGGCTCAGGTTCAAACATTCACATTTCAATGTGAGCAAGGTGACGCATTTGAAGCGCAGATTGAAAAAGACCAGGCTAAAGTGAAATATGCATCTGGTAAAACTGTCGGTCTCCTACCAGTGGACTCTCGAGAGGGGCGCAAATTTTCGGATGGGCGAACATTGCTTTATGTCAATGGCACCGAAGCCTGGATTGAAGTGAATTACATCATGGTTAATACCCAATGTTTCGCGCAACAATCCCCAACAACGGTTTCTAATTCCAGGTAA
- a CDS encoding putative exonuclease of the beta-lactamase fold involved in RNA processing (IMG reference gene:2510098040~PFAM: Metallo-beta-lactamase superfamily~TIGRFAM: putative exonuclease, DNA ligase-associated), producing MSLITVLPEGLYCEPGEFFIDPWRGVDTALITHAHSDHARSGSSHYLATQVSEGILKKRLGEGIDLRGVEYGEKIKLGNVWVSFHPAGHVLGSAQIRVEHKEEVWVVSGDYKRCYDPTCALFEVVPCDTFITEATFGLPIYQWQSGQEICRQIYEWWQGDRDRPSILFCYAFGKAQRVLAELRKFTDQPVYVHGAIHVLTEIYRQVGVEMVETIPASEKPRDYKFKGDLILAPPSGHRSSWMKRFQQPQTAFASGWMAVRGARRRRGYERGFVLSDHADWQGLVNTALQTRAKTVYVTHGQSDVLSRYLSETLEINALPLKTLFEGESDI from the coding sequence ATGTCACTGATTACTGTTTTGCCAGAAGGGTTGTATTGCGAACCAGGTGAATTTTTCATTGATCCATGGCGGGGTGTGGACACTGCTCTGATTACCCATGCCCATTCGGATCATGCCCGGTCTGGTTCCAGCCATTACCTCGCCACGCAAGTTTCAGAAGGCATTTTGAAGAAGCGTCTGGGGGAAGGCATTGACCTGCGAGGAGTGGAATATGGCGAAAAAATCAAACTAGGCAACGTGTGGGTCTCGTTCCACCCTGCAGGGCACGTCCTTGGTTCTGCCCAGATTCGCGTTGAGCATAAAGAGGAAGTGTGGGTAGTTTCGGGCGATTACAAACGCTGCTACGACCCCACCTGTGCCCTGTTTGAAGTCGTCCCCTGCGATACCTTTATTACAGAAGCAACCTTTGGCTTGCCGATTTATCAGTGGCAGTCGGGGCAGGAAATTTGTCGGCAGATTTATGAATGGTGGCAGGGCGATCGCGATCGTCCCTCCATTCTCTTCTGCTACGCCTTCGGCAAAGCTCAGCGGGTTCTGGCAGAACTGCGAAAATTTACTGATCAGCCCGTTTACGTGCATGGTGCTATCCATGTGTTGACTGAAATTTACCGTCAGGTAGGTGTCGAAATGGTTGAAACTATTCCTGCCTCTGAAAAACCCCGCGACTACAAATTCAAAGGTGATTTGATCCTGGCTCCTCCATCCGGGCATCGCTCTAGCTGGATGAAACGTTTTCAGCAGCCGCAAACAGCCTTTGCCTCTGGTTGGATGGCAGTGCGCGGAGCCAGACGCAGACGCGGATACGAACGGGGTTTTGTTCTTTCAGATCATGCCGACTGGCAAGGCTTGGTGAACACTGCGCTGCAAACCAGAGCTAAGACAGTTTACGTTACCCACGGACAAAGCGATGTGCTATCTCGGTATCTCAGTGAAACGTTGGAGATTAATGCCCTACCATTGAAAACCTTATTTGAAGGAGAAAGTGATATTTGA